GAAAGTTCTTGTGGCAAGCTGAAATAAGGCACTTTTTCTATTCGGCCATTGTCGTGTTTCAGATGGACTTGAAAGTCCTGCATGAATTCGTAGTGGCAAAGCGTTTGGTGAGAACTCGAAATGCGCTCCAAAATCCAGCGCAGTTTTTCCGGCTTGACATTATCTGTACAAGGAATTCCTAAAACATAAATTTCTGCATCTTTGAGGTAAGGCGAGCGCTTCACGAAGTCTCTTAAAATATGCACATGGCAGGGCGCGCCAACAACAAGCAAGCGCTTCAGTTTTTTCTCGTAGGCTTCTCCAAGTGAAAGCAGCGCCGGAGCGAGCGCCGGTTTATTGCCTTTGGCTTTGAAAACATCCGCCGTGCTTGTGGCCAGCACCGGTTTGGGGACAAAAATATCATCTTGGCTATTTTGCACCGCTACCACGCCTTCCACAAATCCTGATTCGAGCGCCTTCGTGCAAATCCGCGTGATGATCCCGCTCCATTGCGCGTGCGGAATTGGATTTTTGAGCTGCGCGACAAAGCGTTTTTTGGTGATGCCAAATCGAGATTCTTCGAAACTATTTGGATTGCGTTCGCGCCCGAAAAGCTCCGACTCCAAACCGCCCAGCCAGCCTACTCGAAATACACAACTTTGAATGCTTTCCTTTGCCGGCCAAGATTTAACCGAGCAAAGGCCACATGAACTGCACAGCGCTTCGCGTTTTCCTTTTTGCTTATCCACAATCTCCGCTTCAGATGAGTAGGTTGCTTGAGCCATTCGAAATGCTCCTTCTATCAAGTTTAATCGTTTCGCTAAAGTAAAGAACGGGCTTAAAATACATTCACTTTCAGGTTTATCAAAGCCGGAATTTCACAATGTTTTCCTTGAAGTAGCGCCGAGCAGAAAGCCACGGCGCTCTGATTTTAGGGGGCTCAGTCGGAAATGGCGTTTCCGGTTTGGGTGGAATCTCCTTTCAGATTGGCCTGTTCAAACGAATCTGATTTTTGGAACTTACTGGCAAAATTTCCAACCATGATCGTGAGGTTATCAAACCAAGTATAAACCACCGGAATTAAGACCAGCGTTAAAAACATTGAGCTCGAAAGGCCGCCGATGAGCGCCCATGCCAAGCCGCTTTTCCACTCCGAGCCGGAGCTGTGAGAAAGGGCAATGGGCATCATCCCAACAACCATGGTGAGTGTGGTCATCAAGATTGGCCGCAAGCGTTCGCGACCCGCTTCAAGGAGCGCGTCGTGCGTGTTCATGCCTTCTTCGCGCAATTTGTTCGTGAAGTCGACAAGCAAGATCGCGTTTTTGCCGACCAACCCAACGAGCATAATCACGCCAAGAATCGAGAAAATCGTCAAAGTTTTGGCGCTCAGTGCCAGCGCAAAAAGTGCACCGATAATGGCCAGCGGAATCGAGAACAGTACGACAAACGGCCAGGTATAGGAATCGTACAGGGCAACCATAATTAAATACACAAACAAAATGCCAGCCATGAACGCAAGGCCAAGCGTGTTTGACGATTCGGCTTGCTGTTTCATATCGCCGTCGTAGGTGATCGTGATGCTTTTGGGAAAAACGCCGCTCGCATAAGACGCTGCAACTGTTTTCTTAATATCTGCGCCAACACTGCCGAGCGGACGCCCAACCAATTGCGACATTACCACCACCGAACTGTTTCGGTCTTTTCGTTGTAGCTTTGTGGGGCCGGTCGTTTGATATACATCGGCAAATTGCCCCAACTCGATAAGCTTGCCATCGCGATTTTTGATCGTGATGTTTTTCACATTTTGGATTTTTGAACGGTCAAATTCATCCAGCATCACGCGAATGTCGTATTCATCAGCGCCATCGCGAAACTTTGCTTCGTCGTCGCCGGTGAATGCCACGCGCAAAGTCGAGCCCACTTCTGCAAGTGTTAAGCCCAAAGCCGCCATTTTTTCGCGGTCGATTTCCACGCGGGTTTCCGGTTTGCCTTCTTCGGAAGAGAGCCGCACGTCGACTGTGCCCGAAATAACTTTTAAACTATCGGCCAAAGCCATCGCCGCGTGTTGCACCTCGCTGCGATTTGCGCCATTAACGACGAGCATAATGGGGGTATCGTCGGCTGTTCCGAAAATACCGATCGGGTTAATCCAGACTTTTATGCCAGGAATCTCCTGCACCTTGCGCCGAATTTCGTTGCTGATAATCTCCGTCGATCGTGCGCGTTCATCTTTTGGAACGAGCGTCACCGTAATCTGCGTGATGTTGTTGGACGATTGGCCAATAATTCCCTCGCTGGATGTGCCCACATTGACGAACAGTTTTTTTACTTCGGGAATGGCGCTGATCACTTGCTCCACATGTTGCGAGATGTAGTTCGTTTGCTCCAATGTTGCGCCAGGATCGGTTTGAATGGTGACGGCAAACTCGCCTCTATCGGCAGACGACATAAACTCCGCGCCAACAAAGCCGCCGCCCAAAAGAAGGACTGACGAAATGAAAAGCAGCGTGGTAATTACACCAACTTTCCAACGATTTCCCAAACCCCATTTGAGCAGAGATATGTAGTTATCAGAGAATTTGTCATAGCCCGCTTCAAACGCAAGGGCAATTTTCCCAAGCAATGTTTTTTTCGTCAACCGCTCGATTTTGGAAAAACGCGATGCCAAAGTAGGCGTGATCGTGAAGGAAACGAAAAGGCTAAGCAAGGTGGAAACCACCATCACAATCGCAAACTCGCGCATAATATTTCCGACCAAGCCGGTCGCGAGCGATAGCGGAAAAAATACCACCACATCCACCATTGTGATGGATAGCGCCGTGAAACCGATT
Above is a window of Chloroherpeton thalassium ATCC 35110 DNA encoding:
- a CDS encoding efflux RND transporter permease subunit, encoding MTITEISIKRPTLVVVIFSVLGVLGLFSYNQLKYELLPKITPPYVSIAIVYPGASPTEVETSITKPVEEAVSGIDKIETISSTAAEGISTTVIEFDQEKDVDLALQDVQRRVNEILETFPEDAKSPVISKFALDEVPVLRIGATAEMPNTQFYQFLKDEVKPELAKVDGVGQVILVGGDEREIRVNLDADKLRAYNLSLLEVTEMLKASNMDFPTGKIDDNDGQYIVRIAGKLSSIEALRNLVISRDEKGNEIKLRNIAEVQDGQKETTALSRVNGREAVGVLIQKQSGANGVEVSRNVRQSLSKLESLNSEMKLNFDIAQDASLFTIDAADAVKSDLAIAVVMVALVMLLFLHSIRNSLIVMVAIPASLISTFIAMYALGYTLNLMTLLALSLVVGILVDDSIVVLENIYRHLEMGEDRRTAALRGRNEIGFTALSITMVDVVVFFPLSLATGLVGNIMREFAIVMVVSTLLSLFVSFTITPTLASRFSKIERLTKKTLLGKIALAFEAGYDKFSDNYISLLKWGLGNRWKVGVITTLLFISSVLLLGGGFVGAEFMSSADRGEFAVTIQTDPGATLEQTNYISQHVEQVISAIPEVKKLFVNVGTSSEGIIGQSSNNITQITVTLVPKDERARSTEIISNEIRRKVQEIPGIKVWINPIGIFGTADDTPIMLVVNGANRSEVQHAAMALADSLKVISGTVDVRLSSEEGKPETRVEIDREKMAALGLTLAEVGSTLRVAFTGDDEAKFRDGADEYDIRVMLDEFDRSKIQNVKNITIKNRDGKLIELGQFADVYQTTGPTKLQRKDRNSSVVVMSQLVGRPLGSVGADIKKTVAASYASGVFPKSITITYDGDMKQQAESSNTLGLAFMAGILFVYLIMVALYDSYTWPFVVLFSIPLAIIGALFALALSAKTLTIFSILGVIMLVGLVGKNAILLVDFTNKLREEGMNTHDALLEAGRERLRPILMTTLTMVVGMMPIALSHSSGSEWKSGLAWALIGGLSSSMFLTLVLIPVVYTWFDNLTIMVGNFASKFQKSDSFEQANLKGDSTQTGNAISD
- a CDS encoding Coenzyme F420 hydrogenase/dehydrogenase, beta subunit C-terminal domain, whose amino-acid sequence is MAQATYSSEAEIVDKQKGKREALCSSCGLCSVKSWPAKESIQSCVFRVGWLGGLESELFGRERNPNSFEESRFGITKKRFVAQLKNPIPHAQWSGIITRICTKALESGFVEGVVAVQNSQDDIFVPKPVLATSTADVFKAKGNKPALAPALLSLGEAYEKKLKRLLVVGAPCHVHILRDFVKRSPYLKDAEIYVLGIPCTDNVKPEKLRWILERISSSHQTLCHYEFMQDFQVHLKHDNGRIEKVPYFSLPQELSQIGVFAPSCMSCFDYVNSLSDLTVGYLGAPFMPNEKRQWVLLRTEKGEELLKFVEDELDTYPEETSGDAREAVKMNVERTIEQLKLGNKAPAKTGRRIPIWVGKLITYMMSKKGPKGLEFARYTIDFHILRNYYYVKLFYPEKFETIVPKHVYKVLEEYGIPK